GGACAACACGCTGCTTATCACTTCTCTTGCCCGCAATGCCCTTAGTGAGCTGCTTTGCTGCTCATAGGCAACTATTCCATAGACACAAAATGTTACACTGCAACAAAcgtaaacacaatttttttttagtgccaattgtattgaaaaaagaagaaaaataagaacacaCGCCTCGTAAACGGTCAGTAAAATTTCATTCCGTGTTATTGCTCAAGTTCTTGCTTCAATTGCAGAtccataaaaatgtttctttaattCTTGGGGGAGATTCCGTTGACGAGAACGCCCAAAGCGCCCTTCCAGGAGGCCAAATCGTCGGAAGAGACACCGCTGGCAGCCAACGACTCCATCAGAAGGCGACCAAAGTcctgaaataagaaaacagatTTAGCTTATAAGTTggaaaataacaatcaaataggCGTATCTCACCTCCCAAGCACTACGGGGAATGCTACGAGCGGCGTGGGTGTAGCGCATGTAGTTGATGTTGCCCAAAAGTTGCAGCTTGTCGCCGGTAGCAGAGACGATGGTGTCCAGGCGGTCGGCGACCAGGGCGACTTGTTTGTTGTACTCGGCATCGCCATTCAGGGATCCCACAGGGACATTGGCGAACTTGGCAAAGTATTTCTGGATGCGGGGAGTCTCCTTGAAGAGCCTTTTATCAAAAAGTTAATAACATTATAACATTAGATTACAGTAAAGTTTAATTAGATTCATTACTTGATCAAGATGGAAGAGACCATGGCGTTGCGGCCGCTCCTGATGTTCTCCCAGCTCCTCTGGACGTCACGGATTTGACGGGCGGACAATTTGGTCTGGGGATCAGCCAAATCGTCGGGGTTCCTTTAAAGTTAAATGCCACCATGTAAAATTTGCgccagtgtttttttttacagacaacCAGGAATTACTTGAGGGTCTTGGAGATACCGGCAACCAAAGCGGCAAGTCCGTTCTTCCAGGCGCTCTTGGCCTCGGCGTTGAAGGAGCTGCCCAGCTCTTCAGCGAGGACTTCTTCCAGGATGGCACCGAATTGCTACAAATGtttcatatttcatttcaattcaatatttacttttttagaaATCTTCTTTGATTTAGCAAACCTCGAACATGATGGGAGTAGCACCGCGGGACTGATGGGCTCCTCCGAGAGCGTTGAGTTGGCTGGCCATCAACTCCTGGCTGGCCAGGGACTGGATGACGACGTTCAAACCGGCCAAAATGGTGTAAGCCTGGGCCAAGAAGTTGCCGTTGGTCAACAATTCGTTTTGGGGGACGCTGGCGAACTTGCTGAACATCTTCTGGTATTCGGGATGGGCCTTGATGAAGCGGAAAAGAATCTGAGGAGGAACATCGCCGTCTCTTCTGGCCTGGTCCCAGGTCTTGCGGATGACACTGCGGTCGTGAGCGCTCAACGAGAGTCCACCCTCGCTGTCATCATCGGCCGAGACAGTAGTGACGGAAGTGGTGACGGTAGTCGTGGTGGTTGCAGActgacaaaaaatatttcaatctaATGAACATCAATTGTAATTGTAGGAGCGAATAAATTGGGACTTACCACGCTGGCGAAAGCGACAACGGCCAAGAGAAGGGCTAGTTTGAAAGCCATTGTTATacgagtagaagaagaagagtttagCTCTGGAAGTATCAGTCAGCTAAGTGATGTCTTCTCTAACATTTCCAGTTGCCTTTTATAGTAACAGACTCTCGGCCGGGAAGAGATGGAGAATGGTTTTAATGTGGCTCACGTGATGATTTGCATGCGCAAATGAGACTTTGACATTTTAACTGATGTCAACTGTCGGGTCATCCAGTTTAGTCTGTGCAGTCCATACTATATTCCGGCTAGAAGGGAACTACGTGATGTCCAACACGTTCGGTTTATCTCTCCGGTTGGTGGTTGGCGGATTTTGTTCTGGATGCGCATCCCTGTCTCATTCTAGGTGTAGATTTCCGATGGATTTGTTTCATTGCTGAATTTTtgcaggtaatttttttaattgtcttTATAATGGTCCTttataatttgttatttttatttgacaggCTAAAGGGACTAAATCTGACTTAGACTTTGGCCCCGCTGTTTTGAAAATCGTTTCGTCTCGAGCCTCTGTTTACATTCATGCGTCCAAAACATTTGACACGTGCGATAGGGTCATCAAAAAGGTTAGTCGggtgatatttaaaaaatttagaatcaACAAGGCCATAAGAATGCTGTGGGCTTGTATTAATTTTACGTACGTGATACAAGCGATGCGCTGTTTTTGTTGACTAATAATTCACTTGTAGATATTTACATTAACGATACCATTTCCAAATTTAGTTTAatctgtatttatttatttatctattaaaatatgcttttatttttaatacgCGCACGTGTGAATGTCAGACAGAGGAGAGTAGCATTTGCTGTGAAAATGTTTCGGTTTCAACTGGTTAGTTCCCATTCCAATATATAAGCCTTTAtgtttttgaaatgttatctGTTTCCCTGTAGCTAGTATACGCGGTCGCTGGTGATGCAAAATGATGCAGCACAATAGGTGAAGAAGCCTGTAACAACGACACTTATTAGACGAAAAACCTCAAAGGTGTATCGACGATGAAGCAAACAGCCAACGCCCTCAAAAGATTTGGTTCTTTTCCATCCTTGCCCCAATTATATTAAGTAAGAGAAATGAAGATTTGCATCCGGAGGTGTTACGCCACTTCCACGAATACGCGCATCCCCTTTCTAACCTTTGCCATTCTTAGATGTAAGatgtttcatttcaatttgtcTAATTCCAATTTTATTCTGCATTGATTTGTATTGATTTGTGGTTGCGTTATTGCCATTGGCATGGCCATTGCAGTAACTCTACGCTCTATTtcgttttaaaatgaaaaatcaatttgacaaATTACCGCTGCGAGGTCGACCTTGGCATTTCCGGATTTGGGTTGGAAACCAAACTTGCCCTCAATCTCATTTCCGATAGCTATTATTAAGTGTCTGTCAGTTCTGAATGAATGTTACAAGTGCtctggttgtttttttattacctcgTCGTGGCAAACACGATTCGATATATCCGTATCACGTGACAGCCTTGAAAATCCATGCCCCATTGAATAACTctgttataataatttttgttttaacgcCTGTTTGATATACGGGATTCTGACGTAAAATgttttcgataattttttttttatgaattaatCGTTGCTTCGGGTTCTTTTACGCATAACGCTAG
The sequence above is a segment of the Daphnia pulex isolate KAP4 chromosome 11, ASM2113471v1 genome. Coding sequences within it:
- the LOC124207139 gene encoding uncharacterized protein LOC124207139, with the protein product MAFKLALLLAVVAFASVSATTTTTVTTSVTTVSADDDSEGGLSLSAHDRSVIRKTWDQARRDGDVPPQILFRFIKAHPEYQKMFSKFASVPQNELLTNGNFLAQAYTILAGLNVVIQSLASQELMASQLNALGGAHQSRGATPIMFEQFGAILEEVLAEELGSSFNAEAKSAWKNGLAALVAGISKTLKNPDDLADPQTKLSARQIRDVQRSWENIRSGRNAMVSSILIKLFKETPRIQKYFAKFANVPVGSLNGDAEYNKQVALVADRLDTIVSATGDKLQLLGNINYMRYTHAARSIPRSAWEDFGRLLMESLAASGVSSDDLASWKGALGVLVNGISPKN